One region of Clostridiales bacterium genomic DNA includes:
- a CDS encoding glutamine synthetase III, translated as MEKISDIFGSMVFNDAVMRERLPKETYRQVQATMENGKRLDDDAARIVANAMKDWAIEKGATHFTHWFQPMTGITAEKHDSFISPCGGGQVIMEFSGKELVRGEPDASSFPSGGLRATFEARGYTAWDPTSYAFIKDNVLCIPTAFCSYGGEALDKKTPLLRSAEALNRQALRVIHLFGNEDVTAVRTTVGPEQEYFLVDKSVYDKRKDLIYTGRTLFGAKPPKGQELDDHYFGSIKPRVAAFMKDLDEELWKLGVYAKTEHNEVAPAQHELAPVFTTGNIAADQNQLTMEIMQKVAARHGMVCLLHEKPFAGVNGSGKHNNWSLTTDTGMNLLEPGETPAENAQFLLFLCAVIQAVDDYQDMLRISVASAANDHRLGANEAPPAVVSMYVGDEIESILDAIVNETPYAGQEKELLKIGVHALPRFPKDTTDRNRTSPFAFTGNKFEFRMPGSSASISGINVVLNTAVAESLEQFADALEGSKDFEADLQALIRSVLIKHKRILFNGNGYDDAWLAEAERRGLLNLRTTPEALPYYLADKNVALFTKHRVYTRTEMEARYEIHLENYSKVLNIEALTMLEMARRDIMPAVSSYLRELSETAAAIHAASVTADCSYEESIIPEMSALLGDAYRKVRRLDEALMGAKTVEGSQALANYYRDKVFSAMAELRITIDQLETMTPSDKWPVPSYGDLLFSVR; from the coding sequence ATGGAAAAGATCTCTGACATTTTTGGATCCATGGTATTTAACGATGCCGTCATGCGCGAGCGGCTGCCGAAGGAAACGTACCGGCAGGTGCAGGCGACGATGGAAAATGGCAAGCGTCTTGATGACGACGCCGCGCGCATCGTGGCCAATGCCATGAAGGACTGGGCGATCGAAAAGGGCGCCACGCACTTCACGCACTGGTTCCAGCCGATGACCGGCATCACCGCCGAGAAGCACGACAGCTTCATTTCGCCCTGCGGCGGCGGTCAGGTCATTATGGAGTTTTCCGGCAAGGAGCTCGTCCGCGGCGAGCCGGATGCGTCCAGCTTCCCGTCCGGCGGCCTGCGCGCAACGTTTGAGGCGCGCGGCTACACCGCATGGGACCCGACGTCCTATGCATTCATTAAAGATAATGTGCTGTGCATTCCGACGGCGTTCTGCTCTTACGGCGGCGAGGCGCTCGATAAAAAGACGCCGCTGCTGCGCAGCGCCGAGGCGCTCAACCGTCAGGCCCTGCGTGTGATCCACCTGTTCGGCAACGAGGACGTGACAGCCGTGCGCACGACCGTCGGCCCAGAGCAGGAGTACTTCCTGGTCGACAAGTCTGTGTATGACAAGCGCAAGGACCTGATCTATACCGGCCGCACGCTCTTCGGCGCCAAGCCGCCGAAAGGCCAGGAGCTGGACGATCATTACTTCGGCAGCATCAAGCCGCGCGTTGCGGCGTTCATGAAGGATCTGGACGAGGAGCTCTGGAAGCTCGGCGTTTACGCCAAGACGGAGCACAACGAAGTGGCGCCCGCGCAGCACGAGCTCGCGCCGGTGTTCACGACCGGCAACATCGCTGCCGACCAGAACCAGCTGACGATGGAGATCATGCAGAAGGTGGCCGCGCGCCACGGCATGGTCTGCCTGCTGCACGAAAAGCCGTTTGCCGGCGTCAACGGTTCCGGCAAGCACAACAACTGGTCCCTGACCACCGACACCGGCATGAACCTGCTCGAGCCCGGCGAGACGCCGGCCGAGAACGCACAGTTTTTGCTCTTCCTGTGCGCGGTGATCCAGGCGGTGGATGATTATCAGGATATGCTGCGCATCAGCGTGGCGTCGGCCGCGAACGACCACCGTCTCGGCGCGAACGAAGCGCCCCCGGCCGTCGTGTCGATGTACGTCGGCGACGAGATCGAGAGCATTCTCGACGCCATCGTCAACGAGACGCCCTATGCCGGACAGGAAAAGGAGCTGCTGAAGATCGGCGTGCATGCGCTGCCGCGTTTCCCCAAGGACACGACCGACCGCAACCGCACCTCTCCGTTTGCGTTCACCGGCAACAAGTTCGAGTTCCGTATGCCCGGTTCCTCGGCCTCCATTTCCGGCATCAACGTCGTGCTCAACACGGCGGTCGCCGAGAGCCTCGAGCAGTTTGCTGACGCGCTCGAGGGCAGCAAGGACTTTGAGGCCGACCTGCAGGCGCTCATCCGCAGCGTGCTCATCAAGCACAAGCGCATCCTCTTCAACGGCAACGGCTATGACGACGCCTGGCTGGCGGAGGCCGAGCGCCGCGGCCTGCTGAACCTGCGCACGACGCCGGAAGCGCTGCCGTATTACCTCGCCGACAAGAACGTGGCGCTGTTCACCAAGCACCGTGTCTATACCCGCACCGAGATGGAGGCCCGCTACGAGATCCACCTCGAAAACTACAGCAAGGTGCTCAACATTGAGGCGCTGACGATGCTCGAGATGGCGCGGCGCGACATCATGCCCGCCGTCAGCAGCTATCTGCGCGAGCTGTCCGAGACCGCTGCGGCGATCCACGCTGCGTCCGTCACGGCGGACTGCTCGTATGAGGAGAGCATCATCCCTGAAATGTCCGCGCTGTTGGGCGATGCCTACCGCAAGGTCCGCCGCCTGGATGAGGCGCTCATGGGCGCCAAGACCGTCGAGGGCAGCCAGGCGCTGGCCAACTACTACCGCGACAAGGTCTTCTCCGCCATGGCGGAGCTGCGCATCACGATCGACCAGCTCGAGACCATGACGCCGTCCGACAAGTGGCCGGTCCCGTCCTATGGCGACCTGCTGTTCAGCGTGCGGTAA
- the asnB gene encoding asparagine synthase B, with product MCSIIGYLGSSISAQDLRAGFDKTISRGPDDTRMLHIGAATLGFHRLAIMGLHPEGMQPFTRDGSALVCNGEIYGFRPIRERLIAEGETFESESDCEILLPLYEREGLDMFRGLDAEFAMVIYDARRGGLVAARDPIGIRPLYYGYDAEGAIVFASEAKNLVGLVHDVMPFPPGHYYADGKFTCYRDMTQVDAVCEDDLETVCTHIREKLIAGVEKRLDADAPLGFLLSGGLDSSLVCAISAKLLKKPIRTFAIGMCSDAIDLKYAREVAEYLHADHTEVIITPEDVIQALPEVVALLGTYDITTIRASIGMYLVCKAIHEQTDLRVLLTGEISDELFGYKYTDFAPSPEAFQEESAKRIRELHMYDVLRADRCISVNSLEARVPFGDLDFVQYVMSIDPAKKCNVYGKGKYLLRHAFEGDWLPHDILMREKAAFSDAVGHSMVDDLKAYAEQKYTDEEFETLRRRYDFAQPFTKESLLYRELFEQYYPGQAHMIVDFWMPNKSWDGCDVDDPSARVLANYGDSGK from the coding sequence ATGTGTTCCATCATCGGTTATCTCGGCTCGTCCATCTCCGCGCAGGATCTGCGCGCCGGCTTTGACAAGACCATTTCCCGCGGCCCGGACGATACGCGCATGCTGCATATCGGCGCGGCGACGCTCGGCTTCCACCGCCTGGCCATTATGGGCCTGCACCCGGAGGGGATGCAGCCGTTCACGCGGGATGGAAGCGCGCTCGTGTGCAACGGCGAGATCTACGGCTTCCGGCCCATCCGCGAGCGGCTCATCGCTGAGGGCGAGACGTTCGAGAGCGAGTCCGACTGTGAGATCCTGCTCCCGCTCTACGAGCGCGAGGGGCTGGACATGTTCCGCGGACTGGATGCGGAGTTTGCCATGGTCATCTATGATGCCAGGCGCGGCGGCCTTGTCGCGGCGCGCGACCCCATCGGCATCCGCCCGCTGTACTACGGCTATGACGCCGAGGGCGCGATCGTCTTTGCCAGCGAGGCGAAAAACCTCGTCGGCCTCGTGCACGATGTGATGCCGTTTCCTCCCGGACACTATTATGCCGACGGCAAGTTCACCTGCTACCGCGACATGACGCAGGTGGATGCCGTCTGCGAGGACGATCTGGAGACCGTCTGCACCCACATCCGTGAAAAGCTCATCGCCGGCGTGGAAAAGCGGCTGGATGCCGACGCGCCGCTCGGCTTTCTGCTCTCCGGTGGTCTGGACAGCAGCCTCGTGTGCGCCATCTCGGCAAAGCTGCTCAAAAAGCCCATCCGCACGTTCGCCATCGGCATGTGCAGCGACGCCATCGACCTGAAGTACGCCCGCGAGGTGGCAGAGTATCTGCACGCCGACCACACCGAGGTCATCATCACGCCCGAGGACGTCATCCAGGCGCTGCCGGAGGTCGTGGCGCTGCTCGGCACGTATGATATCACGACCATCCGCGCGAGCATCGGCATGTACCTCGTCTGCAAGGCCATCCACGAGCAGACCGACCTGCGCGTGCTGCTCACAGGCGAGATCTCCGATGAGCTCTTCGGCTATAAGTACACCGACTTCGCGCCCAGCCCGGAGGCGTTTCAGGAGGAATCCGCCAAGCGCATCCGCGAGCTGCATATGTACGATGTCCTGCGCGCCGACCGCTGCATCTCCGTCAACAGTCTCGAGGCCCGCGTGCCGTTCGGTGATCTGGACTTCGTACAGTATGTCATGTCCATCGACCCGGCCAAGAAGTGCAACGTCTACGGCAAGGGCAAGTATCTGCTGCGCCACGCCTTTGAGGGCGACTGGCTTCCGCACGATATCCTCATGCGCGAGAAGGCGGCCTTCAGCGACGCGGTCGGCCACTCCATGGTCGACGATCTCAAGGCGTACGCCGAGCAGAAGTACACGGACGAGGAATTTGAGACCCTGCGCCGGAGGTACGACTTTGCGCAGCCGTTCACCAAGGAATCGCTGCTCTACCGTGAACTGTTTGAGCAGTATTACCCCGGTCAGGCGCACATGATCGTCGATTTCTGGATGCCGAACAAATCGTGGGACGGCTGCGACGTGGACGACCCGTCCGCGCGCGTGCTCGCAAACTACGGCGACAGCGGAAAGTGA
- a CDS encoding GNAT family N-acetyltransferase, translating to MDDTALRIRTARLSDAPVLLKIYAPYVEKTAITFECTVPDIEEFAARMRATLRRYPYLVAERGGEIVGYAYAGPFGSRAAYDWAVEMSIYLREDQRHRGTGKRLYAALEAVLRAQNIQNLYACIGCPDGADDAHLTRNSAQFHAHLGYRLVGEFPRCGYKFGTWYSMVWMEKCIGAHEAQPAPVRPFPELSPAELEAILDRA from the coding sequence ATGGACGACACTGCGCTGCGCATCCGCACCGCGCGCCTGAGCGACGCGCCCGTGCTGCTGAAAATTTACGCGCCGTATGTGGAAAAGACGGCCATTACGTTCGAGTGCACCGTGCCGGATATCGAGGAATTTGCCGCGCGTATGCGCGCCACGCTCCGCCGCTATCCGTACCTGGTCGCGGAGCGCGGCGGCGAGATCGTCGGCTATGCCTACGCCGGGCCGTTCGGCAGCCGCGCCGCCTATGACTGGGCGGTGGAGATGAGCATTTACCTGCGCGAGGATCAGCGGCACCGGGGGACGGGCAAGCGGCTGTACGCCGCGCTCGAGGCGGTGCTGCGCGCGCAGAACATTCAGAATCTCTATGCCTGCATCGGCTGCCCGGACGGGGCGGACGACGCGCACCTGACGCGAAACAGCGCGCAGTTTCATGCGCATCTCGGCTATCGGCTCGTCGGGGAGTTTCCGCGCTGCGGGTATAAATTCGGCACCTGGTACTCCATGGTCTGGATGGAAAAGTGCATCGGCGCGCACGAGGCGCAGCCTGCGCCCGTGCGCCCGTTCCCGGAGCTCAGCCCGGCGGAGCTGGAAGCCATTTTGGACCGTGCATAA
- a CDS encoding Ig-like domain-containing protein, which produces MKQKILAAVCALALCAALVPAGFAEQAAADTAPVAENLELTTFRGTSIGGTLSANAPDGSPLTFRITTEPIKGTVTLTDSGTFVYTPADGKRGRDYFGFRAADSSGNESQEATVIISIKKQKPAVTYSDMAGRPEEYAAVMLAEQGLCVGRQVGGQYLFDPDSPMPRDEFLAMCTHLTGTSMLQGVLSTGFGDDEQIPAWAKTYVATAVMNGDITGYSDGTAIVFDAQRGITAAEAAVMLSNFLDPSPAAALEGDYIPDWACAAVSSLTSCGVYPAGSDCAASLTRAEAAQMLLGAYELLQKR; this is translated from the coding sequence ATGAAGCAGAAAATTCTTGCGGCCGTGTGCGCGCTGGCGCTCTGTGCGGCGCTCGTCCCGGCCGGCTTTGCCGAGCAGGCCGCGGCCGACACCGCGCCCGTGGCCGAAAATCTGGAGCTGACCACATTCCGCGGCACGTCCATCGGCGGCACACTGAGCGCAAATGCGCCCGACGGCAGCCCGCTCACCTTCCGCATCACGACCGAGCCCATCAAGGGCACGGTAACGCTCACCGACAGCGGCACGTTCGTCTATACCCCCGCCGACGGCAAGCGCGGGCGCGACTACTTCGGCTTCCGCGCCGCCGACAGCAGCGGCAACGAATCGCAGGAGGCGACCGTCATCATCTCCATCAAGAAGCAGAAGCCGGCCGTCACCTACAGCGACATGGCCGGCCGCCCGGAGGAATACGCCGCCGTCATGCTCGCCGAGCAGGGGCTGTGCGTCGGCCGGCAGGTCGGCGGGCAGTATCTCTTCGACCCCGACAGCCCCATGCCGCGCGATGAATTTCTGGCCATGTGCACGCACCTGACCGGCACTTCGATGCTGCAGGGCGTGCTCTCGACCGGTTTCGGCGACGACGAGCAGATCCCCGCCTGGGCCAAGACCTACGTTGCGACCGCGGTCATGAACGGCGACATCACCGGCTACTCCGACGGTACGGCAATCGTATTCGATGCACAGCGCGGCATCACGGCAGCCGAGGCTGCCGTCATGCTCAGCAACTTCCTCGACCCCTCCCCCGCCGCCGCGCTCGAGGGCGACTATATTCCCGACTGGGCGTGCGCCGCCGTGTCAAGTCTGACATCCTGCGGCGTGTATCCGGCCGGCAGCGACTGTGCGGCGTCCCTCACGCGCGCCGAGGCGGCGCAGATGCTGCTGGGCGCGTATGAACTGCTGCAAAAGCGATAA
- a CDS encoding ABC transporter ATP-binding protein/permease, with product MLELKNITKVYEAGTTQVEALKGINIAFRENEFVAILGQSGCGKTTLLNIIGGLDRYTSGDLIINGRSTKEYDDRDWDTYRNHSIGFVFQSYNLIPHQSVLANVELALTLSGVSGEERRARAVEALEKVGLGDQLDKAPNQMSGGQMQRVAIARAIVNNPDILLADEPTGALDSETSVQIMNLLQEIAKDKLIIMVTHNPELASKYATRTVRLLDGKIVGDDNPCTESETSAPVTVKVKEHTSMSFATAMSLSLHNLMTKKARTLLTAFAGSIGIIGIALILSLSHGFQSYIDTVQEQTLSSYPLTIEANPVDMSGMLSAMSGAKDDSADAHDLDKVYANTVMYSMLNSMVSSATGQSNNLPEFKKYLENPDNKIHDYISGIQYTYDMGFAVYTEDPNGTVIKADTTELLQNVMKSMYGGDYSSYFDSMGGFYSGFNVWQELLSGEDGALVSASTQNQYDVIYGSWPQNYNEVVLVVDKNNEISDLTLYALGLESMDDISNAMMQSMNKKQIDTTQSSWSYEDLCGRSFKLILPSEGYVASGSGYTDISQTADGLHQLYNNDSVGVQLKIVGIVRPAKGSVTSSTYGSIGYTSALTDYAIEQADSTEIIQKQLANPDVDVFTGSAFPNAATATTDQKVAAAQAYLNKLSVDDRATVYRKCMTAPDDTTLDAALTQTMETFTRDDAKEMADNGVFEASGKTAQQMKEMIDVMDDETFIRFFRPYMRAILSMQMQQETVKAYSGMTSQEVISAISAKGISSSQYADVYDNYVASSASGSTYNNNLKKLGYVDKDSPSAINIYASSFENKDQISACIDDYNADAAENDQISYTDYVGLLMSSITTIINAISYVLIGFVAISLVVSSIMIGIITYISVLERTKEIGILRSIGASKQDISRVFNAETLIEGFTAGVMGILCTLILLIPINLIVHHLTGLPTLSAILPVLGAILLILISMALTFIAGLIPSGMAAKKDPVVALRTE from the coding sequence ATGCTGGAACTGAAGAACATCACCAAAGTCTACGAGGCCGGCACGACGCAGGTCGAAGCACTCAAGGGCATCAACATTGCCTTTCGTGAAAACGAGTTCGTTGCGATCCTGGGCCAGTCCGGCTGCGGCAAGACCACGCTGCTGAACATCATCGGCGGCCTGGACCGCTACACCTCCGGCGACCTCATTATCAACGGCCGCTCCACAAAGGAGTACGACGACCGCGATTGGGACACGTACCGCAACCACTCCATCGGCTTTGTCTTTCAGAGCTACAACCTCATCCCGCACCAGAGCGTGCTGGCCAACGTTGAGCTCGCGCTGACGCTCTCGGGCGTCTCCGGTGAGGAGCGGCGCGCGCGCGCCGTCGAGGCGCTGGAAAAGGTCGGCCTGGGCGACCAGCTCGACAAAGCGCCGAACCAGATGTCCGGCGGCCAGATGCAGCGCGTGGCCATCGCGCGCGCCATCGTCAACAACCCCGACATTCTGCTCGCCGACGAACCGACCGGCGCGCTCGACAGCGAGACGAGCGTGCAGATCATGAATCTGCTGCAGGAGATCGCAAAAGATAAGCTCATCATCATGGTCACGCACAACCCGGAGCTGGCATCGAAATACGCCACGCGCACCGTGCGCCTGCTCGACGGCAAGATCGTCGGCGACGATAACCCCTGCACGGAATCCGAGACGTCCGCACCCGTAACGGTCAAGGTCAAGGAGCACACGTCCATGAGCTTTGCAACGGCCATGAGCCTGTCGCTGCACAACCTTATGACGAAAAAGGCCCGCACCCTGCTCACCGCATTCGCCGGCTCGATCGGCATCATCGGCATCGCGCTCATTTTGTCGCTCTCGCACGGCTTTCAGTCCTACATCGACACCGTGCAGGAGCAGACGCTCTCGTCCTACCCGCTGACGATCGAGGCAAACCCCGTGGACATGTCCGGGATGCTCTCGGCCATGTCGGGCGCAAAGGATGACAGTGCGGATGCGCACGACCTCGATAAGGTCTACGCCAACACGGTCATGTACAGCATGCTCAACTCCATGGTCAGCAGCGCGACCGGCCAGTCGAACAACCTGCCGGAGTTCAAAAAATATCTCGAAAACCCCGACAACAAGATCCACGACTATATCAGCGGCATCCAGTACACGTATGACATGGGCTTCGCCGTCTATACCGAGGACCCCAACGGCACCGTCATCAAGGCCGACACGACCGAGCTGCTGCAAAACGTCATGAAGTCCATGTACGGCGGCGACTACTCGTCCTACTTTGACTCCATGGGCGGCTTCTACTCCGGCTTCAACGTCTGGCAGGAGCTGCTGTCCGGCGAGGACGGCGCGCTCGTGAGCGCCTCGACGCAAAACCAGTACGACGTGATCTATGGCTCCTGGCCGCAAAATTACAACGAGGTCGTGCTCGTTGTGGACAAAAACAATGAAATTTCCGACCTGACGCTCTACGCCCTCGGGCTCGAGAGCATGGACGACATCAGCAACGCCATGATGCAGTCCATGAACAAAAAGCAGATCGACACGACGCAAAGCAGCTGGAGCTATGAAGATCTGTGCGGCCGCAGCTTCAAGCTCATCCTCCCGTCGGAGGGCTATGTGGCCAGCGGCTCCGGCTACACGGACATCAGCCAGACGGCCGACGGACTGCACCAGCTCTACAACAACGATTCCGTGGGCGTGCAGCTCAAGATCGTCGGCATCGTGCGCCCGGCCAAGGGCAGCGTGACCAGCAGCACCTATGGTTCCATCGGCTACACCTCCGCCCTGACGGACTACGCCATCGAGCAGGCCGACAGCACCGAGATCATCCAGAAGCAGCTGGCAAACCCGGACGTGGACGTGTTCACCGGCTCTGCGTTCCCGAACGCCGCGACCGCCACGACCGACCAGAAAGTTGCCGCCGCGCAGGCCTATCTCAACAAGCTGAGCGTGGACGACCGCGCAACCGTCTACCGCAAGTGCATGACCGCGCCGGACGACACCACGCTTGACGCCGCGCTCACGCAGACCATGGAGACCTTCACCCGCGACGACGCCAAAGAGATGGCCGACAACGGCGTCTTTGAGGCCAGCGGCAAAACAGCGCAGCAGATGAAGGAAATGATCGACGTCATGGACGACGAGACGTTTATCCGCTTCTTCCGGCCGTATATGCGCGCGATCCTCTCCATGCAGATGCAGCAGGAGACCGTCAAGGCCTACAGCGGCATGACCTCGCAGGAAGTCATCTCCGCCATCAGTGCCAAAGGCATCAGCAGCAGCCAGTATGCGGATGTGTACGACAACTACGTCGCCTCGTCGGCCAGCGGTTCGACCTACAACAACAACCTGAAAAAGCTCGGCTACGTCGATAAGGACTCCCCCAGCGCCATCAACATCTACGCCTCGAGCTTTGAGAACAAGGATCAGATCTCCGCGTGCATCGACGACTACAACGCCGACGCCGCCGAGAACGATCAGATCAGCTACACCGACTATGTCGGCCTACTCATGAGCAGCATCACGACGATCATCAACGCCATCAGCTACGTGCTCATTGGCTTCGTGGCCATCTCGCTTGTCGTGTCGTCGATCATGATCGGCATCATCACCTATATCTCCGTGCTCGAGCGCACGAAGGAGATCGGCATCCTGCGCTCCATCGGCGCGAGCAAGCAGGACATTTCGCGCGTGTTCAACGCCGAGACGCTCATTGAGGGCTTCACAGCCGGCGTGATGGGCATCCTGTGTACACTGATTTTGCTGATCCCCATCAACCTCATCGTGCACCATCTGACCGGCCTGCCGACCCTGAGCGCCATTTTGCCGGTGCTCGGCGCGATCTTGCTGATCCTCATCAGCATGGCGCTGACGTTCATCGCGGGCCTCATCCCGTCGGGCATGGCAGCGAAAAAAGACCCGGTCGTCGCCCTGCGGACCGAATAA
- the trkA gene encoding Trk system potassium transporter TrkA has product MKIVIVGAGRVGYAIAEQLLTEGHDITVVESDPERAAYISSTLDVIVVEGRANVDQLRIANVADADLLIAATTSDETNLISCMVGRKLGATHTIARVRDEEYYQDVALLQDELGLSLSINPERTSAKEISRTLRFPAATKVEPFANGLVELVEFKLREGSKLDGLRLNDFRGRYSDGILICAVEREGSVTIPNGDFVLAAGDYVTVVGAPHELHELFRKIGEFRHEAESVIIIGGGRIAERLALELARMHIHSTIIERDPARCRVMKTLLPEATIICADGTKPDVLREEGLPEADALVTLTESDETNLIISSFAYHEQVPKIVTKVDEDNFIELAESYGLTTIIQPADVTVGRIVEYVRWMQNSAHSSGVETLRMVADGQAEALEFIVRAESQFLDVPLKALKLKDSVLVASIIRRGKCRVPSGNDAIELGDRVVVVTTNHGMHELKDILK; this is encoded by the coding sequence ATGAAAATTGTGATCGTAGGCGCTGGCCGCGTGGGCTATGCCATTGCGGAGCAGCTCCTGACAGAAGGGCATGACATCACCGTCGTCGAGAGTGACCCGGAGCGCGCTGCCTATATCTCTTCCACGCTGGATGTGATCGTGGTCGAGGGCCGCGCGAATGTGGATCAGCTGCGCATTGCCAACGTTGCGGACGCCGACCTGCTCATCGCCGCGACGACCTCGGACGAGACGAACCTCATCAGCTGCATGGTCGGGCGCAAGCTCGGCGCTACGCATACGATCGCGCGCGTGCGCGACGAGGAGTATTATCAGGACGTGGCGCTGCTGCAGGACGAGCTGGGGCTGAGTCTGTCCATCAACCCCGAGCGCACCTCCGCCAAGGAGATCTCGCGCACGCTGCGTTTCCCGGCCGCCACGAAGGTCGAGCCGTTTGCCAACGGCCTTGTGGAGCTCGTGGAGTTCAAGCTGCGCGAGGGCAGCAAGCTCGACGGCCTGCGCCTGAACGATTTCCGCGGCCGCTACAGCGACGGCATCCTCATCTGCGCCGTGGAGCGCGAGGGCAGCGTTACGATCCCGAACGGCGACTTTGTGCTCGCCGCCGGCGACTATGTCACCGTGGTCGGCGCGCCGCACGAGCTGCATGAGCTGTTTCGCAAGATCGGCGAGTTCCGCCACGAGGCCGAGAGCGTCATCATCATCGGCGGCGGCCGCATTGCCGAGCGGCTGGCGCTGGAGCTGGCGCGTATGCACATCCACTCGACGATCATCGAGCGCGACCCGGCCCGCTGCCGCGTCATGAAAACGCTCCTGCCGGAGGCGACCATCATCTGCGCCGACGGCACAAAGCCGGACGTTCTGCGCGAGGAGGGCCTGCCGGAGGCGGACGCGCTCGTCACGCTCACGGAGTCGGACGAGACGAACCTCATCATCTCCTCCTTTGCCTATCACGAGCAGGTGCCGAAGATCGTCACAAAGGTGGATGAGGATAACTTCATCGAACTCGCGGAATCGTATGGCCTGACGACGATCATTCAGCCGGCGGACGTGACGGTCGGCCGCATCGTGGAGTACGTCCGCTGGATGCAGAACTCCGCGCACAGCAGCGGCGTGGAGACGCTGCGCATGGTGGCCGACGGGCAGGCTGAGGCGCTGGAATTCATCGTGCGCGCCGAGAGCCAGTTTCTCGATGTGCCGCTCAAGGCGCTCAAGCTCAAGGACTCCGTGCTCGTCGCCTCGATCATCCGCCGCGGCAAGTGCCGCGTCCCGTCCGGCAACGACGCCATCGAGCTCGGCGACCGCGTGGTCGTCGTCACTACCAACCATGGTATGCATGAGCTGAAGGACATTCTGAAATAA
- a CDS encoding MBL fold metallo-hydrolase — MDIIWHGHSCFELVSGGYSAVIDPFQDTSVGTAYPHVRLTADAVYFSHEDRDHNFREGVTLRNTGKANPFAVTELETYHDIMRGRLRGMNTVRIFAAEGMRVAHLGDLGAKPTPEQMQQLQWLDAMMIPVGGIYTIEPDTAYYLCEQLQPRVIIPMHFQAPGHSNHRMRAPEDFTGIFEGNGANVQRYDTNRMTLTPDTPAQVVIFRRPE; from the coding sequence ATGGACATCATCTGGCATGGCCACTCCTGCTTTGAGCTGGTCTCCGGCGGCTACAGCGCCGTCATCGACCCGTTTCAGGACACCAGCGTCGGCACGGCCTATCCCCACGTGCGGCTGACGGCGGACGCCGTCTATTTCAGCCACGAGGACCGCGACCACAACTTCCGCGAGGGCGTCACGCTGCGCAACACCGGCAAGGCGAACCCGTTTGCCGTCACGGAGCTGGAGACGTACCACGATATCATGCGCGGCCGTCTGCGCGGCATGAACACCGTGCGCATCTTCGCCGCCGAGGGTATGCGCGTGGCGCATCTGGGCGATCTGGGCGCGAAGCCCACGCCCGAGCAGATGCAGCAGCTGCAGTGGCTCGACGCGATGATGATCCCCGTCGGCGGCATCTACACGATCGAGCCGGACACCGCCTACTACCTCTGCGAGCAGCTGCAGCCGCGCGTCATCATCCCGATGCACTTTCAGGCGCCCGGCCACAGCAATCACCGCATGCGCGCGCCGGAGGACTTCACCGGCATCTTCGAGGGCAACGGCGCAAATGTCCAGCGCTACGACACCAACCGTATGACGCTCACGCCGGACACACCGGCGCAGGTCGTCATCTTCCGCCGCCCGGAATAA